GCGCGTTATGCGAGATCGACGGCAGCGAATACTCTTCGTTGTAGATGCGCAGCACTTCGGCGGCCGCTTCGTGCGGCAACGCCCACAAGAGCCGCTCCTGCGCTTCACCGATGGCCGCAACGTACGGCGGTAGCCCGTCGATCGCGACGTTGACGCGGTCGAGATCGATTTCCGCTCCGTATCCGCCGGCCGAAGCCAGCTCGGCCGAGCAACCCATCAATCCGCCGGCGCCGAGATCTTTGCACGCCGCCACGATGCCGCGTTCGCGCAACGCTTCGAAGACGCGATAGGTCGCGCGCATCAACACGTTTTTGAGAAACGGGTCGGGAACTTGCACGGCGCCTTTATTAGCGTCTTCGTCGGCTTCGTCCAACGTTACCGACGAGAACGATGCACCGCCGAAGCCGCTTTCGTCGGTGGCTTTTCCGACGAGCACCAAATCCCACCCGGCCGCTCCCGGGGGCGCAGCCGAATGCACGATCTCAGACTCTTTCAAGACCCCCAGAGCGACGACGTTCACCAAACAATTGTCGTCGAAGCCTTCTTCGAAGTAGACGTCGCCCGCGATATTCGGAACGCCGATCGCATTGCCGTATGCGCCGATTCCATCGACGACGCTGCGAGCCACATACCGTTGGTGCGAGTCGGCTACGTCGATGCGACCAAAACGCAGCGGATCGGCAACGCCGATCACGCGGGCACCCATGCATAATACGTCGCGAACGATACCGCCGATGCCCGTCGCCGCGCCTTCGAACGGAACGACTTGCGACGGATGGTTATGCGACTCGTGCGCGACCACGATGGCGTACGTTTCGCCGGCGTGCTCTCCGAGTCGAACGATACCCGCGTCTTCGCCGGGACCTAGAATGACATCGGGACCGCTTGACGGCAATCGCGATAGGAACGGCCGGCTCGACTTGTAGCTGCAATGCTCGCTCCATTGCGCGTCGAACGCGTACAACTCGACGTCGGTCGGTTCGCGTCCGAGCCGCTCCACAATGCGTTCGATTTCGTCGGACCGTAGCGCGACATTGGGACGGGTTCCGTCAGGCAAGATGTACGCCGGGGGACCCGGTCTGCAGTTGTTGTTGGAGCGACGCATCGAATGCGATCACGCTCGAGCGTGCGTTGGCCTGCATGAGCAACGTCCGTCCGAACAAGACCGTGTCTTCCAAGCCGAAGATCTTCGCGCATTGCAGCGCCAACTGGTCGGGCGGACGGGTTCCGTGGAATACGGGAGCGGACGAGGCCGATTCGAGCATCGAGTGCAGCGCCGAGTGTTCCCCGACGGCCACGAACGCGAGACGAGCAAAGGCAGCTTCGAGCTGCGATACGAGTTGGAGTACGTAGTTCGGTGTCGTCGCCGGACTGGCGACGTGGCGTACGGCCGGCAGACCGAATTGTCCGAACGCTCCCGCGATTTCGTTCGAGCGATCGACGCTCTGCGGACCATCGGCGATGATCGCCACCATGCCGGGGCGCATGACCGGAAACGAGCCGGCCATTTCGGCGACGCGTTCGTACGCTTGTTTTACGCGCGCGAGCGCCGCATCGTCGACTACCGGCAGATTGCGATACATCTGCTTGTCGAGCATTAAATCTTCACGCCCCTGCGGCCAAATGCGCCACGAGTCGTTATCGATCACGTCGGCGATGGCGAGCTGCCCTTGATTCTCGCCGCTTGCCAAACGTCCGAATTCGATCTTGCAGTCTACCAATAGCACGTCGCGACGCCGCCACGCGTGCGCCAAGATGTCGAACGTCAGACGGGCCATCTCGGTCATCGCCGCAATTTCATGCGGTCCGGCGATGTTGGAGGCAACGATCTGGTCGGGACTAATGAGCGGATCGTGATTGGCGTCGTCCTTCACGAAAAACTCGACCACCCGCGGAGCAAGCAGCATCCCGCGCGTGATCGACGGATTGCGTTTGACGAACGAGCCGGCCGCGACGCCGCGAACGACGACTTCGAGCGGCAGCATGTTACAACGACGTACGACCATCTCGTTGTCGTCGTCGTCTTCACCGCCGTTGAGATAGTGCGTCGGTAATCCACAGAGGTTGAGCAAGCGGAATACGCGCGCGGTCGTTTGCGCGGCTAGGCGTCCCTTGCCGGGGATTTCGTTCCGTCGCGCTCCGTCGCCGGCCGAAATGGAATCGGTTTGCTCGACGACGACCTGTGCCGGCTGTCCCGGCACCTCGTATAGAATTTTGGTCTTGCCACGTGCGATCTCGATGCCTTTGTTCACGAACGCTCCTCGTCGTCGACGCGCACTTCCAGTTGCGCCGGAAACGGCGGCAGTGTATCGATCCGAGCGGCCAGTTCGCGCGCTCGCTGGGGAGCCGTTCCAACGTGTTTCGACGGATCGAGCAGACGCCGAATCTCTGCCGGATCCAAAAGCGTCGTGAGCGCTCCTTCTTGGGACAGGAGCTGCGAAAGCGGATTGTCGCGGCCTTCGCTCAACGCGTCCCACGAGGTCATGCACGCTTCGCGAATCGATTCGTGCAACTCCTGACGGTTGCCACCGGAACGGACCGCCTCCATCAACACCGACTCGGTGCCCGCGAACGGCCCGTAGGTGCGGAGGTTGGCGGCGATGCGGCGCTCGTCGACTTTGAGTCCGGCGATGACCCGGTGCGCGAGCGACACGATTTCGTCGGTGCACAGCAACGCTTCGGGAAGAATCGTTCGGCGGTTAGCGCTGTCGTCGAGCGTTCGTTCCAACATATTGGTAGCGGCGTTTTGCCAGGCGGCGTCCGCGTAACCGGGCAGCAGTCGCGACAGCGAACCGATCCGTTCGCACACGATCGGGTTGCGTTTGAACGGCATCGCCGAACTGCCGACTTGCTTGCGCCCGAACGGTTCGGCGACCTCGCCGAACTCGGGCGTGCTGAGCACGCGAACGTCGGCCGCAAACTTCGACAGCGATGCGCCGACGCCGGCGAGCCCGGACAACAAGAGATAATCGAGCTTGCGGGGATACGTTTGGGTTGCGATCTCGCGTGCCGTCAACCCGAAACGTTGCAGCACGTGCGCCTCGAAATCGGCGGAGCGTCCCGAGCCACCGGCTAACTGCTCGTACGAAGCCGCCGTTCCGACCGCTCCCCGCAGCCCTTTGGCCGTTAGATTATCGAAAACGAACTGCAAATTATCGCGGTCGATCGTCAGGTCTTGTGCGTACACGGCCAAGCGATAGCCGAGCGTCGTCGGTTCGGCCGGTTGCAAGTGGGTTGCGCCCATACACACCAAGTCGGCATAGCGACCGATCTGCGTAGAAAATACGTGCAGAAGGCCATCGATCGAAGCGCCGATCCACGAGAGCGCCAACCGCAACCGGTACGTCTCGACGGTATCCTCGATATCCATGGAGGTGGCACCCAGATGCAGCTTACCGCCGCCGACGTTCGCCTGGGAAGCGAAGACGCGGATCTCGGCCATCAGATCGTGATGAATCTCGCGTTCGATTTCCAAGGCCGCGTCGACATCGACGCGGCTCGCGTTGGCACGTAGATCGGCGAGCTCGGCGTCGGAGATCAACTCGCCGGCGGCGTGCTGCGCCTCGGCAAGCGCGACCCACACCGCACGCCACAACCGGCGTCGCGTATCTTCGGAAAAAAGTGAGCGAAGCTCAGCGCGGCCGTATCTCCAGGAGAACGGCGAGGCGTACGTACGATAGTCCATGGGTGCACGGATTCCGTTCGCGCCAATGCGGCGCGCGCCTGTCGCGCTGGAACGCGCGCGGAGGGTACGGCTACATTTGTCCGGTAGTTCGGATGCGATGAAATTCGCCGCGCTCGCATGCACCGTCGTCATTGTGCTCGCCGCTTGCTCGAAGACCGACGGGACGGCGACAAAAGCGGGACGCCATGCATGGACGCAGCCGGGCGTTCTGCGCGTCGCAGTCGTCGAAGAACCGAAGAGCCTGAACCCTCTGCTGGCGTCGACCAGCGTCGACGGCTTCATCGACCGTTTCCTCTTTACCGGGCTACTCTCGGCCGACGTCCGCGGGAACCCGATTCCGATGCTCGCCGACCGGGTTCCGACGCAAGCCAACGGCGGCATCAGTCGCGACGGACTGACCATAACCTACAAGCTGCGCCGCGACGCCCGCTGGTCGGACGGGGTGCCCGTGGGTGCCGACGACGTGGCCTGGTCGTGGCGTGCCATCATGAACCCCCGCAACAACATCATCTCCCGCCACGGCTACGACATCATCCGCAGCGTCTCGACGCCCGACGCTCATACCGTCGTAGTCCGGCTAGGGCAACGATTCGCGCCCTTCGTCAACACGTTCTTCGCCGAAAGCGATCAGCCGTATTCGATCGCTCCAGCCCACGCATTGCGTGCATTTGGCGACATCAATCGCATTCAGTTCAACGACACACCGTCGGTCAGTGACGGGCCGTTCCGGTTCGTTTCGTGGACCCACGGGGACCGGATCGTGCTCGTTCGCAACGCGGGTTTCTTCAAAGGTACCCCGCAGTTATCGCGCGTCGTCGTGCAGTTCGTACCCGACGAGAATACGGCCGTCAATCTGCTACGGACACATTCGATCGACTACGTCTATCAGCCATCGATCGAAACGTATTCGGCACTGTCGGCGTTGCCGGACGCGCACATTGTGTGGAGCGACATGAACGGATACGAGGCAGTCGAGTTCAATCTCGCGCACCGGCAAACCCGCGACCCACACGTGCGCCGCGCGATCGCGCGAGCGATCGACAAAGCGAGTCTCGTCGAACGGCTGACCCACGGCCAAGAAAAGGTCGCGACGGAAGATATTCCGGATTGGATGTGGGCATTCGACCCATCGGTTCGTTCGTATCCGTTCGACATCGCGGCGGCACGGCGCGAACTCACCGCGGACGGCTACACCTTCGGTTCCGACGGACTTGCTCGTAAGGCCGGCTCGCCGCTACAGCTTCTACTCGTCACCGATACGTCGGACGTCACCCATCGCGAAGAAAGCGTTCTGCTGCAAAGTGCGTTACGCTCGATCGGCATCGACATCACCATCAAGACCTATCCGCAGGCGACGCTCTTCGAGGCTGCGGCCAGCGGCGGCATCGTGCAGGGCGGCAAGTTCGACATCACGCTCGCGCCCTGGTACGCAGGCATCGATCCCGACGACTCATCGCAGTTCCTGTGCGCGAACATGCCACCCAACGGCTATAATACGTCTCGCTATTGCAATCCAGAGATGGAAGCCGCGCAAGCCGACGCGTTGACGCACTACGATCAAGCGCTTCGAGCGGTTGCGTACGGACGGGTTCAGCGACTGCTAGCGCGCGACGTGCCGTACGTCTTCTTGTGGTGGAAGCGGCAGATGGAGCCCATCAGCGTCGATTTCAAAGGTTTCGCACCCAACGCGTCCACCGAGTCGTGGAACGCGTGGCAGTGGAGTATATAACGCTCTGTGTTATTTGCGCGCGCGGCTCGAAGGCGAGCGACGACTGGCGAGATCGCCAAAGCCGATCGTAATGCGTTCGACGAGCGTTCGTTGTTCGTCCGAGTCGCTGCCCGCTTTTCCGGTGACGATGGATTCGAACGCGCCGACCGCGATCTCGTAGGCCATCCGCGCGCGCCGTTGGCCCATCGCAGATCCGATCGATCGCAGCTTGGCTTCGCGCCATTCTTTGACTCCGTCGGGTAACCGCCCATTGGGACGCGACATTTCCCAAACGGCCAGACACTCGCGCGCGAGCGCCGAAAGCATCGGGATCGCGACCCGTGGATTGTCGTCGAAGCATTCGGCGACCACCTGAAGGGCGCGCGCGGTTTGCCCGCCGACCGCTGCCGCTGAGAATTCATACATCTTCGGGTCTTCCGCCGACAACGATTCTCGCTGGAACGCGGCGTACGTGATGCGCTTTTCGCCGACGGCCAATTTCTCTAAGTCGTTTCGAATCGATGAAAGGTCGTAGTCGGCGCGCACGAGCTCGGATACGACGCGCGCTTCGGCCGTGACACCGAGTTCTTGGAGTAGTTCCTCGACGAAGCGTTTTCGCACGTCTGACGGCGGTGCCGAACGGCCCTTTGCAGGGGTCGCTGACGTATCGATCCGCAACGCGTTTTTACCGGCACCGGCCCCGATGGGCTGCGTCTTCTTG
The nucleotide sequence above comes from Candidatus Tumulicola sp.. Encoded proteins:
- the purB gene encoding adenylosuccinate lyase, which codes for MDYRTYASPFSWRYGRAELRSLFSEDTRRRLWRAVWVALAEAQHAAGELISDAELADLRANASRVDVDAALEIEREIHHDLMAEIRVFASQANVGGGKLHLGATSMDIEDTVETYRLRLALSWIGASIDGLLHVFSTQIGRYADLVCMGATHLQPAEPTTLGYRLAVYAQDLTIDRDNLQFVFDNLTAKGLRGAVGTAASYEQLAGGSGRSADFEAHVLQRFGLTAREIATQTYPRKLDYLLLSGLAGVGASLSKFAADVRVLSTPEFGEVAEPFGRKQVGSSAMPFKRNPIVCERIGSLSRLLPGYADAAWQNAATNMLERTLDDSANRRTILPEALLCTDEIVSLAHRVIAGLKVDERRIAANLRTYGPFAGTESVLMEAVRSGGNRQELHESIREACMTSWDALSEGRDNPLSQLLSQEGALTTLLDPAEIRRLLDPSKHVGTAPQRARELAARIDTLPPFPAQLEVRVDDEERS
- a CDS encoding peptide ABC transporter substrate-binding protein, yielding MGARIPFAPMRRAPVALERARRVRLHLSGSSDAMKFAALACTVVIVLAACSKTDGTATKAGRHAWTQPGVLRVAVVEEPKSLNPLLASTSVDGFIDRFLFTGLLSADVRGNPIPMLADRVPTQANGGISRDGLTITYKLRRDARWSDGVPVGADDVAWSWRAIMNPRNNIISRHGYDIIRSVSTPDAHTVVVRLGQRFAPFVNTFFAESDQPYSIAPAHALRAFGDINRIQFNDTPSVSDGPFRFVSWTHGDRIVLVRNAGFFKGTPQLSRVVVQFVPDENTAVNLLRTHSIDYVYQPSIETYSALSALPDAHIVWSDMNGYEAVEFNLAHRQTRDPHVRRAIARAIDKASLVERLTHGQEKVATEDIPDWMWAFDPSVRSYPFDIAAARRELTADGYTFGSDGLARKAGSPLQLLLVTDTSDVTHREESVLLQSALRSIGIDITIKTYPQATLFEAAASGGIVQGGKFDITLAPWYAGIDPDDSSQFLCANMPPNGYNTSRYCNPEMEAAQADALTHYDQALRAVAYGRVQRLLARDVPYVFLWWKRQMEPISVDFKGFAPNASTESWNAWQWSI
- a CDS encoding phosphoribosylaminoimidazolesuccinocarboxamide synthase; this encodes MNKGIEIARGKTKILYEVPGQPAQVVVEQTDSISAGDGARRNEIPGKGRLAAQTTARVFRLLNLCGLPTHYLNGGEDDDDNEMVVRRCNMLPLEVVVRGVAAGSFVKRNPSITRGMLLAPRVVEFFVKDDANHDPLISPDQIVASNIAGPHEIAAMTEMARLTFDILAHAWRRRDVLLVDCKIEFGRLASGENQGQLAIADVIDNDSWRIWPQGREDLMLDKQMYRNLPVVDDAALARVKQAYERVAEMAGSFPVMRPGMVAIIADGPQSVDRSNEIAGAFGQFGLPAVRHVASPATTPNYVLQLVSQLEAAFARLAFVAVGEHSALHSMLESASSAPVFHGTRPPDQLALQCAKIFGLEDTVLFGRTLLMQANARSSVIAFDASLQQQLQTGSPGVHLA